CGCGGGCGCCTCGAAGAAACTGCGCGGCTGGCGGCGGAAGCACCAGAGCAGCAGCCCGAGCGCGGGCAGCAGCTCGGCCAGTCGCTGGGACTGGAACTTCAGCAGCGGGTAGCCCTCGCTGAGGGTCAGCAGGATGGCCAGCAGCAGAGCCGCCAGATACCAGCGCAGTGGATTGCGCCGCTCCGCCGCAGGAATCACCCCGGTGCCCCAACTGGCCGGACGGTAGCGGTGGTCACGGGAAAGACCAGAGGCCCCGGCCTTAGCCAGGGGACCGAGACGGCACCGCTACACGGCACACCTACACGGCAAAGCCGGGGTCGATGCGGGCCATCGCCGCCGCCGCCCGCTCACACAGTTCGCCATGGGCCAGGCCATGGCTGGCGATCAGGCAGCCCGCCTGGCGCACGTCGCCGCTGTTGTAGGTGAGGGGGGCGCCGTCGGCATGGCTGAAGGCACCGCCGGCGGCCCGCAGCACCGCCTCGGGGGCGGCCATGTCCCAGTCCTTCGGGGCGCTGCGGCCGGAGAGCGACACGTAGAGGTCGGTTTCGCCGCGCAGGATCGTGGCCACCTTGCCGCCCACGCTGCCGATCGCCTTGGTGTCGCCCAGCTGCAGGGCCTCCAGCAGCTGCTCCAGCCGCTGGTCGCGGTGGTTGCGGCTGGCCACCAGCACCAGCTCACCGAGGCGGGAGCGGCTGGAGAAGCGGGCCGGGCTGCGCTCGCCGCCGCGGTTCTCGCACCAGGCCTCACCGCCGTCATCCCCCACCACGCCGATCCAGAGCTCCTCCATCTCCGGGAGCAGCACCACCCCCAGCACCGGCGTTCCGCCGCGCACCAGGGCCAGATGCACCGCGTACTCGCCGGTGCCCTGCAGGAAGTCCTTGGTGCCATCGAGGGGATCGAGGATCCACAGCCACTCCGCCGCCAGCGGCTGGCCCTCCACCAGCTGCTCCCGCGCCGTCTCCTCACTGAGCAGGGTCCAGTCGGCCGCCGGGAAGGCCGCCTCCAGGCCATCGAGCAGCCAGCGGTTCACGGCCAGATCCGCCGCGCTCACCGGTCCCTCGCCGCCGGCGTCCACGCTCAGGGCGGCGGGGAAGCCGTAGGGGGGCTGCTCGCCCCGGGCGTAGGCCCGCAGGATGTCGGCAGCACCCCAGCTCAGGCGCCGCAGCTCGGCCAGCAGCG
This portion of the Cyanobium sp. NIES-981 genome encodes:
- a CDS encoding 3'(2'),5'-bisphosphate nucleotidase CysQ; its protein translation is MMPASLTLPSGIALDTLLAELRRLSWGAADILRAYARGEQPPYGFPAALSVDAGGEGPVSAADLAVNRWLLDGLEAAFPAADWTLLSEETAREQLVEGQPLAAEWLWILDPLDGTKDFLQGTGEYAVHLALVRGGTPVLGVVLLPEMEELWIGVVGDDGGEAWCENRGGERSPARFSSRSRLGELVLVASRNHRDQRLEQLLEALQLGDTKAIGSVGGKVATILRGETDLYVSLSGRSAPKDWDMAAPEAVLRAAGGAFSHADGAPLTYNSGDVRQAGCLIASHGLAHGELCERAAAAMARIDPGFAV